A window of Carassius gibelio isolate Cgi1373 ecotype wild population from Czech Republic chromosome A3, carGib1.2-hapl.c, whole genome shotgun sequence genomic DNA:
TGTTAGTTGGGCGTGAGTCCGATATATGTGTTTAATCCCATTGGACGCGTACAATTATTATCGGCAGTGATCTGGAGCCGCTTATTATTTACCGCAGCTGCGTCTGCGTGCGTCTTTACCTTTAAGGACCTGCGACATTTTTTCCCCCATACGAACATCCAGTTGTCTACGGCCGAGAAACTCTGTGCTGTAGAGCTGGTTTTAATAGAAGAACGCGCGGATGGTTTCTTTTAACTCATCTCGGCGTTTATGGTGTAATTTGCGTCGGCCGAACTCGAGCGCCGGAGGGGCGTGAGAGGACGACACCGCGCTCAAGAACATCGCGTGGAGGAGGGGACGAAGACACAGAGGGGGTGTTCACTCAAAAtatactatccctttaaaacaaggGGGACACGGCGGTGGGGGAGAGATAGCGGGGCAGAGAAGAcgggataaaaaaagaaaaggaagaaagagcGAGGGTGGGAGGGTGAGAGTATtgcaggaaaaaaaggaaaaaaatgtcatCCTCTCGATTGAAATGCCGAGGCGGAGCCGTGGACGACGACCGGTGAAACGCTCGCCACACGCGAATGAGATTTAAGGCAACGCCGAGGCTCGCGCAGATGCCGCTCGAGGCCTGGATGAAGAATCTTATAATAAAATTGGTGGCCTTTTTATTTTCAACCACGCCATGCAACCGCCGAGagcaaatgaaacattaaacTGACATTTTAATTCGATGATTTTTGCATGAATTATCACACAGCGGTCTAACTAATAAGAAAGCATTACATGcagaaattaattttacattaaatttttaaGCATTATAGGGCACTGTTATGTGACACTGCCTCGTTAACAACATACTGTGACTGACAACtctcatttcttattttttactctttagaaacaaggtaaaatatatatttatcagtgTAATATGCATTATTTCACTTTTTACATTTCactaatgtaattttatatttggtggatttacagtttaataaacaCATTTGATAGTACAGTGGAAGGAGACGTTCTTCCGATTAGTTTATTTCAAACGGTGTCTGCACTGTTCTGAACTTCACGATGGATGCAGCTTGGAGCAGTTTCCTCTTTCAGGTAAGACAATGCTTATGCGTGCTAATGCTGATAGctcttttgttatttgatttaaCTTCAAGTCATAATCGATACCATTTGTCCATAATGGCACCGGTGTACTTTCAtaaagaatgtttaaaaaaatctgtgattTGCCCCTTCTCACGACAGACTCCGCCTTCACAGTCCCAAACTGACGGGACCCTCCAATCGGATCTTCTACCGGATCTCACGGATTCCGCTCAGGACCCGCCCCCTGAGCACATAGCCCCGCCCCCATCCACGGTGGACACCGCGGCGCTGAGCGAGGAGCCCGTGCCGGGTGAGGGAGGGGCAAAACAGGAGGGTGGGAAGGGAGAGAGGACCGAGGTTAGGCTGTTTGTAAGTTGTGGCATTGGTGGCTGGAGATCGATGTAAATAAGTGAAGATGTTAATGAGCCAGTTATTTGCATAAAGTTGGAATATCATTTGGGAAGCCTGCATGTTTTCTCCCTTCAGTTGTTGCCCTCAAATCATGTTGGAAAGATCATATTTACAAGATAAGCACATGGTCAGGATCACTGTGTAAGTTGTCAGTTAAAGGTTCTAGAagtaaaaatgtgattaattttctCTATACACTAATGTATTTTAGTGATCCTACCTAATTGTCAGAAAAATAACACTACCCACAATACCTGAAGAGAGAGTCACCATTCAGAGAGGTTTCTGTTATAATGGAAACGGAGTGCTGGTTAATGAACCAGTGTTGTTATGGTTcacttaaactattaaaaaccgatcattaaaatataacttattattattattatttttacattttgaaatattagatagaaatcttcaaaataaaaccttaaaagaaaattataaaagttGCCTTGGCAGCTAACTAAAATAAGCTTAAGTCGACATGCTAAAATtactaaactaaatataaatgtaaaaataatttatttatatatatatatatatattgcttaatATTACAACGCTCCTGCACTCTCAAGCAACtgaatatttatacaatatatttgaatatttataaattgtatatatttatttcaatttaaaatataaattgtatatatttatttcaatttaaaatgaggTGCTGCTTGGGTTTGAGTAGTTCATCACAGACATACACCGTGTAATACCATCCTCTTTTTTCCTCCAACTTTAAAAAGTTTTGTACTTCAGATCAAAGGCTTTTATGATGTGATTCATGTTGGAGCTGTTTAGAACTCTATACTGAAGAATCTAATTCAAATCCCTGGGATACAAATACTTTCGGAACCAATGCAGATTGGCCTTTTATGCATTTCATGTAGTCCAAGAATAGTGataaaacatgctaaaatgtTCTCCAATGGTAAgagaatgattaaaaaaagagaaaacagataAAGCATCAATTTCATAggtaatgtgcattttttttacacattattgtgATAGAATAGTGCAAAAATCTTCCTGTTTTTGCAAGTAAGTGgaaaaaagagacagaaaaaaagacatttcccATGTGATTTCACATCTCACTGTTTACTGTTTAATTACTGTTTTCAAGCATTTAAGTCAAAACCTTCtagaattattttaatacatttacatttagtcaattaggagatgcttttatccaaagtgacttacaaatgagaacaatggaagcaatcaaaaacaacaaaagggcaatgatacacaagtgctataacaagtctcagtcagCTTAACACAGCACACGTAGctagggcttttaaataatataataaataaaaagaaaacagatagaatagaaaaagaatagagcaagctagtgttaaagGTCTTTTTTGCTTTTGGTAATTGTatcataaatgaaaagaaaactgatagaatacaaaaagattagaaagctagttagatatatatatatttttaagaatataattagaatagtgagtgctaaataCAGCATAGTGTGTTTCTCAAGTCTAGGTGTTTGTTTGCGTCAAAAAGCGTACGCCTGTATATGAACACTTAGAGTGTCCTTTAAccatttctctctgtttctctttccCAGTGAAGCCAGTCACTCGACCAGCTCGACCTGCACACATCTGCTCCATATGTAACAAGCAGTTTAAGAACAGTTATAACCTGCGGCGTCACCAGTCTGTCCACACTGGAGTGAAGATGAAGGACAGAGCCGCTAGAGAGAAAATAGACGGAGGGAAGGCTGAAGCAGGAGTGGAGAGGCAGagcatccctctctctctcctccagctGTCTATACCTGCCTCTATACCCACAGCAGTCGACCCCATGGCCCAGCCTGCCCCAATCAGCAATCAGCAGCTAGAGACGGTGGCTGTCTCTATCTCCCCGGCAGCAGTCGCCATGACAGTGAACCAGCCCCTCCCAACTGCAGTGGTGGTTACTGGGACAATGGTTCAGGTCGGCTTGGTTTGTGTCTTCAGTTTATACTTTGCATACCTTTGCTGCACTTCCCTTGTTCTTGTTTTGACTTGCTTCTACTAATGGCTTTCATCTCACATTTACTCTCTCAACGTCATTTTTAATGACCTTTGAGGCACTTTTCATAAATAGGGTTCAATATAGGgctttaaattaaacaaacaaaaaatgtctcTATGGATATATATAATCCATCATAGGAAAACATATAtagattcttttattttttatatatttcctttttaaattattataaagtaataataataaaacactgccGGATTGGTTTAAGGCTTCCACATTTAAATAAAGCTAGAGGAACATTTTACGGGTTTGTGATCATTATTGATATTTCATGAAAATACGGTGTGgtaattttttcatacagtagCTAAAGTCTGCAATACACAATATGACTTTTGCCCAGATTTACAGTCTGAAGCAGTCAGAACTAATTGGCATAAttcagagccagtctgcagaaTTTGGGCAGTAGGAGTTGAGTATTTTCACAGAAAGTCGTATAGTAAATGATGGGCACACACTCCGATTTTGTATCTTTTTAATCTTGATTCCATTCAGGTAGAGAATATGAAACATGTTTGTTATTTTGAGCCATTTTTAGAGCACATTGTTTCAATTTGTAATGTAATCTCCTAGCAACGAGGTGCTTGTTTCTCTGAGTTGGTGTGTTTGCAATGACTTGAATGTCTGGTAGGGTGAGATCCGTAGCTATTGCCTATTGTTTTATAATCTGTTCAGATCTTAAAAACTGTGTAAACAAGCCTTTATGGTTAAATGATTTGTGACGTAAGATTctcagtgattttaaaacagtaaTGGGACACAAGATTGTACGGTACTTATGgaaagtgtaatttatcactTTAGCAGAAATAATTTATGATTATTTCACCACATGTCTGCTCTCCCGTACTAAACTAAAGTAGTTGGAGTTGGTTTCAAACCATCAAATCCCAAGGCTCTACAAAAATCAGGCTAACGGTTGTGTAACATGGTCTCATACCTGCTCCAACCtcatttgttgaacacttacAGTCAGTTGGTTAGTAGGTCAGCCAACGATGAACATGTTTTACCCAGAAGACACAGAAAGATTTGCTGTGTTTGTGGCTCATAAAATCTGAAATTGTGTTGTATTGTTTTTCAGGCTGCACCAAATACCAACATCAATGATAACCTAAGTAATCCCACCCCGATCCAAATATCTATCCCAATAACAAACCCATTACCCATCAATCCAACTCCCAACCCTAACCCCAATCCAGTCAGGAAGAACCATGCATGTGAGGCATGCGGGAAGGCGTTCAGGGACGTGTACCATCTGAACCGTCATCGGTTGTCCCATTCGGATGAGAAGCCGTACTCCTGTCCAATCTGCCAGCAGCGGTTTAAGAGAAAGGACCGCATGAGCTATCACGTTCGGTCACACCAGGGAGGAGTGGAGAAGCCGTATGTGTGTCCGCACTGCGCCAAGGGCTTCTCACGGTAAGAGATAGACCCTTGCACACCTGTACACAGCAAAACAAAACTAGTTGCACAAACATACTTTATCTGTGAGTGTGCTGAGATTTTTAATGATTTCTATAAACGCATGCACGCTTGGTATAAACCAGAAGAAACATGTTTATCAGGCCAGTTCACAGCAGGTTTCAACCGTGAGCATTATACTGTAGTTCTGACAGTGCTGGAGGACTGAATGTTGtcattttactaaaaaaaaaaaactagggagAGATGCCCTAATTACTAATTTGAGACTGAAAATGGGTTAGATGAGGAATAAGTGACCTTCTATCTGTATTTATCCATCTATGTCATAGAATTAGACACATCTACATCCATATACAGTCCAGTCAAACTagtagtaaaaaatattttcGGGCTCATGTGACCCTGAGGTATTAATACATaaaccaaacaaaataaattagCTGGATATTTTGATAagcatttaactgatcaaaagtaacTGTATATACAGACAGATCTCTGTTGATTCTCCTCTAGTTCACATAGAGATAATGTGCAGCAGAAACACAAATGCTCAATGCCCCCTGCTAATTATTATGATATGTATTGTACTCTCTCTCGGTCTCCTCCAGGCCGGACCATCTTAACAGTCATGTGCGACAGGTGCACTCCACAGAAAGACCCTTCAAATGTCCGGTAATCATACTCCTCTAGTCTCTCTTGCCTCCTCTCCCATGTTTTTTGTTCATCATTGATGTTAGTTTTTTCTGCATTATCAGTGTGATTTGACATGTCATTGATTGCCATTGGAAGTAATTTGACCTTGTCCCTTAGAATGTAAAAACAAAAGCTCgtgcatgtaatatatatatatatatatatatatatatatatatatatatatatatatatattattattttttttttttttttttttttttttttactctcgaTCCATTTTTTTTGTAGCTTTGTGGCCACCTGCTAGAACTTTTACGTTAGCAAATACACATGCTTAAAAATAGCAATCTTTCTTGGAAAAAAGACCAACATTTTAGAATTGTAATGCTTAGTATATATGCTACTGCTCAAAGGATTGGGGTAAGGATTGGGGATACGAGCTCATATGATCAGACACGAGGACAAGGTTCCCTGCCACATCTGTGGCAAACTTCTCTCTCCTGCTTACATCACGGATCACATGAGGGTGCATAACCAATCACAGCATCACGTCTGTCACCTCTGCAACCGCAGTGAGTGTCATTGATGATTTCATTTGTGGTTTGAAAAGTGTAGCTATTCCTTTCATTTTCtgatacccttttttttttaagtgtctttaTTAAAACACTCCGGAATATGAATTGTAAATGTGTATGTTTAACTATGCTCTaagatacactactgtttaaacgTTTGAggcttttgaacagtagtctaAACGGATATCAGATTCAATGACTGCTTtgataaatttaacaaataatttgttAGAATTAATTTGAATCTAACTGATAATTCTAGGGAGTCTCTTTaaagtaatctaaaaaaaaaagactaaatatgaAAAATGAGAATTGGATTATTCTGATTGTGCTGTATGTTTTTTGCATACAGCCAGTGACAGAAAAGTCTCAGAAAAGACATGTTGACTATTCATCTTTTTTGCGTTATTTCAGGCTTTTCTACATTCTGTTAAAGaagcatttaatatataatatcttCAACCATGGCTTTGTAGACTTTGTAGTTTAGCATAAACATTCCATTTACAAACAAATGATTCTAATGAGCTGTTTTGCACTCTTTTTAGTGCATCGAAAACATACTGTGTAACCTCTGTAGTCCCAAATGGCTTgtgttaaaataatgttaaaagacCCACAAACTTAATACTTTATCATGGGATTTGAAGTAAAGTTGAACTGCATTATCTGGTGTTCAGTTTTGAATTGACCAAGTTAGAAGGTTGCATGTCATTTACTGCACTAAGAAAGTGACAAGAGAGGACAATTACAATTttcataaaaatcaataaaaattttCCTTGTAGGTTTCACCACACTGACATACCTACGGGTCCACGCTCAGAAGCATCATGGGCAAGAGTGGAAGGAGAGCGGGGTCGGCCGTGGCTCGGGTCCAGGTGGGGTGCTGTTATGTCAGCTATGTGGGGTGCACTGTAAGACCCCCACACAGCTTCAGGGTCACATGGCCACGCACGCCAACCAGACGGACCCCAGCGTTCCTTGCCCCATCAGCAGCAGCACTAGTTCAGTGGCGACTGTGGGCATAGCCACTGCTGTTTCCAGCCCTCCAGTCACAGTTGGGCTGCTGGTGACTGACTGCTCCAGCATTGCTCCTCAGAGCCACAGCTAGCCCACAGCACAGCACGAGGAGGGAGTGAGAAGCAGGGGTTAATGGGTGGGAGGGGAGGGGATGGGCCTAACCTGGACAGGTGAGCAAAGAAGCAGGACAGTATATATATTAGATACTCACAAAATATTTACAATGATTTTGCTGCCATAGAATTGAATGACACAGAGATGTTAATGCCATTTTAATTTGGCTTAATTTAATGTCTGTGAATTTCTTCTGTTACTTCagtttcttggagtttgtaagatttttaaatgtttttgaaagaagtcttttatgttaactaaggatgcatttattagaacaaaaatacagtaaaaatttaatattgtgaaatattagtacaattaaaaatagtttttttaatataaaaaataaaatgatttattcttgggatatttgtttttattatcaatgtttgaaAATACTTTTGTGGAATCCGAGATACGTAATTTTCTTCAGGATTTTTGATgatttaaagttcaaaagaactgcatttattttggaTTAGAAATCTCttgcaacattatatatatatatatatatatatatatatatatatatatatatatatattgaaaaatgtgGTATAGGTAAATATTACTGATCAATCTGTGTTTCGTTTAACTGTTTCATAAAATTaagaattatgtaaatatatatttttgtatcttTCATTGAGAAACTGTAAAAACATGCTCTTGATTTCTTACCAGTATTTTACTTTTTCATTCACTATTCTTAATCCACTTGATAACAGTgttcatggtttaaaaaaaagcatagtTTAAACGCATGTAAAACACGTTAAGCTACTGCAgagtaaatacataaatgtttcatttatttattgtagctATATTAGTCTTTTTATCAAATTTCCCAGTCCTattattaagatatatatatatatatatatatatatatatatatatatatatatatatatatatattattttttttttttttttttttttttttttatgtaatagcaTTATCCATCTTCTAGATgcaatttgtttattaatgtgtaTGTATGCAAAATAACATTACCAATCAAACCGAACCATTTTCTCTCACTCCAGGTTGCCATGGAAATGCCAACACTAAGATTACCATGGAAACCTACCCATTATCCCACCCCTCTCATCCAATCTTGCTGGGACTGAGCAAGAGCTGAACGACTCTCCTCAAAATAAGTGTGACTTTTGAATGAACTCAAGAAACATCAGCCTGTTTCACACTCACTCAGTGTAAGTGCAGGCAGAGCAGCAAGCCTCACTGCATTGCTTTTCCCTCGTACGCTTTGATCTGGTCTGACCGACACAGACTGAAAGGGTTTAGAAGAAGAGCCCAGGAAGGACTGGTGAATGACTGGTTTGAGTGTCAGTGCATTTCCTCACAGAGTCCCATTGGAAAGATCACTGGTTATAGTTGTAGGCTGTTATTAAGTGCTGTCCcagttcattatttaaaaaaagaatccaGTGTTGAGGAATGTAGAACACTGAGAGGAATCGACACATTATGGCTCCCAACCTTTCCTCTTATAATAAAGGCTCATATCTACATGATCATGAAGTCCAGATGACTTCgttttataaatgaatgaactCTGTTGTAAGAGATCAGTCCATCATAAACGATCTTAACATAAGTGACACCTCCACAGAACTTGAACATTTGAGGGGATGAAATATAGTGCCATTTCCACTCATAATCCCTGCGAAGGATTGTAAAAGGGTTTAAACACGGTCACAAGGACaaagtatttatatttgtaaCGTATGTAGTATACATAAGTACTAAAATAAGCATCTACTGTTCAATGCCTCCTTTGAtatttttctcatttatcttGATCTCTCTTTTTTAACTGAAGATGTTAACCAGATGTAATAATGTTGACTATGTTGCATAAGATCTGTGATATGTTTCCAGTTCAGTTTGTGTTGAAGCTTGTTTAACACCAATATGTGTTGGTGTCGCTTTGCTCTTATCCTAAATATTCTCTGTATTACGAACATGCACCTAATTATACTGAATTTAACTAATGGATCCTTTTCACAAGACTGTGTTAACGCATTGGTCATCAGCATAATAAGTCCTCCAAAGtcttttatattttctaatttttttttttaagtatctacTTAAGACTATACTTTCTATTATTTTACTTTCAGGTAAATTTCGAAAAACTAGTTAAAGCTAATGCAAGGGTGTTTTAAAAACAGCGTCTATCTctattcttttcctttttttgaaaGTGATGAAAACACTGTAGTGGTGTTTAACTTTTGCTATCTGAGCAAATAGCaatgcaaaatgtatatatttgtggtAGTTCCCCATTTACCGCTAtagaagtttacccaactatgatgaCTTCTGCTGCTGAGAAACACAGAAATGTGGAAAAGGGTCCACTACAGTCTCACTTGCTTTGATGGGATATTATGTGTATGTGAAGTTACCTGGTGCTTTTCTGCAGTTGCTTTGATACACGCAGTTGTTATAGTGTTAGAAATTAAAAAGTGATTCTTTTGAAAGAAAGGGATGATGCTTCTCTGTGAATATAGTACATAATGGTGTAACATCACATATTTCACCTTTTTTTATCTAAGTGTATTTAACTATTAAATGTGTTgcataaaaaattatacaaattatatgaCATTAACAGCATGTTTTAAACGCATCAAATGCCTGTCCCATTTCAGAGGTCTTGACCTTTCTGTCAGACTAGCAGTATCATGGGTCATAATATTTCTGATACATAGCATTAATTTTTAGATTTACAGTGGCTTATTGGCATGACAAATATTTTCACAATTGCAGCAttgttgtgcaaaaaaaaaaaaaaaatacaataaaaagtgcAAAATTAAAATAGGCAAAATAAGTTATAAAAGCCTAATTGGTGGaggtacatttatataataaataatatatattaaataatatagtaatatttatataatcacTTATGGACTTTTAACTTGACTGTTCCCTTCTAGTGGAATGACTTGCCCAACTCAAACCGAGCAGCTCTTTAGCCATCTTCAGGAAACAGCTGAAGAGATGTCTCTTCCATCCACACATGGCCCTCTAACACTAGCACTCgcttttctatttctattctatctacttgttttatttattctaaaaaatGAGACCCTCTACAACTCTCactctcattttattttatctactttttatttttgatgaaaaatgaCCCTCTAACAGTTGCGTTCTcgattctatttctattctatctacttgtattcattttattattatattaaaaaaaaacatactatgtGCACTTGTCACAGCACTTACATAGTATTGCTCATTTGTTGGTTtcattgcttctattgttctcatttgtaaataGCAAATCGTTGGCTAAGACgcttaatgtaaatgtacatattaggatttttttaaacaa
This region includes:
- the LOC127946985 gene encoding LOW QUALITY PROTEIN: vascular endothelial zinc finger 1 (The sequence of the model RefSeq protein was modified relative to this genomic sequence to represent the inferred CDS: substituted 1 base at 1 genomic stop codon), translating into MDAAWSSFLFQTPPSQSQTDGTLQSDLLPDLTDSAQDPPPEHIAPPPSTVDTAALSEEPVPVKPVTRPARPAHICSICNKQFKNSYNLRRHQSVHTGVKMKDRAAREKIDGGKAEAGVERQSIPLSLLQLSIPASIPTAVDPMAQPAPISNQQLETVAVSISPAAVAMTVNQPLPTAVVVTGTMVQAAPNTNINDNLSNPTPIQISIPITNPLPINPTPNPNPNPVRKNHACEACGKAFRDVYHLNRHRLSHSDEKPYSCPICQQRFKRKDRMSYHVRSHQGGVEKPYVCPHCAKGFSRPDHLNSHVRQVHSTERPFKCPVIILLXSLLPPLPSHMIRHEDKVPCHICGKLLSPAYITDHMRVHNQSQHHVCHLCNRSFTTLTYLRVHAQKHHGQEWKESGVGRGSGPGGVLLCQLCGVHCKTPTQLQGHMATHANQTDPSVPCPISSSTSSVATVGIATAVSSPPVTVGLLVTDCSSIAPQSHS